The following DNA comes from Populus trichocarpa isolate Nisqually-1 chromosome 19, P.trichocarpa_v4.1, whole genome shotgun sequence.
AACAAATAGCGAAAGAAAAGCCAGGCCTTTTGCGCCGGAAAGATGAGAAGGGGGGGAATCCACTTCATTGTGCAGCATCCATGGGTTATGTTTCGGAAACTCAATTCCTGTTCGATAAATATCGTGATGGTGCAATCCAGCTAAACGAAGAAGGCAACATGCCTATCCATGTTGCTAGCAAAAAGGGCCACGTTTGTGTAGTTGATGCATACATTTCCAATTGGACTGAGGCAACAGAATTTCTCAACAGCAAAAGGCAGAACATTCTTCATGTCGCCGCAGAGAGTGGAAGGCATCTAGTGGTGAAGTATATCCTACGAAATAACAAGCTGAAAGAACTTATAAATGAGCAGGATCTAGATGGAAATACACCTTTGCATTTAGCATCAAAGAATGGCCGATCCATTGCAACATTTACTCTTGTGCGAAACTCTATGGTTATGAAACGCATAGCCAATGGCGAAAACTTGACACCATATGATGTTGCAGAGAAGCAATCTAAAATAGTGGGAGCAGAATACTCAGGTGAACCAATTCCGAACGGGAAGGTATGTTAAGTAATAATTGCAAAACTAAACTACTTTGGCGTAGATGAAAAAGCAGCAACTATTCGAATGCTATACACATCAAATCAGTAGGCTTTTAGCTTAACAGTacttctacaaaataaaatttctaagtttttttttcttttctttttccttaaattATATACATAAACATCTTTCTCCAAATATTCTTGGTGGGTTTTTTCGGTGTAGGACGACCAAGTTGATCAAAAGAGTGAAAACTATGGACCGAAGCCACTAACAAAGGACAAATCAGATCATGGAGTGGTAtgccttttttctttcattcgaTCTTTTATGACATAACTAGTTCCATATTCTATTTTTCAGGTTCTTTTTCCTAAATCATGCCTATAAAACATCTTTTGGTTTTTCAATGTAGGGAAACCAAGTTGATCAAGATGAAAAAAGTGGAGGGAAGGGAAAACTAGATTATTATGGAGTTGTATgtattctccttcttcttttccttctccttctccttctgcatcttcttgttcttcgtcatcatcatcatccttctttcaatttctttttatcagaAAACTAGttgcatatttaattttaaagattccACAATATATGAAACAAATGAGCTTAGGTATGACATTTGAGATAAATTACCGAAGGTACatatgataatttaatatttcgAATTTTAACTAACCCGGACActtcttaactaaaaaaaaaaaaggaaaattctgAATACATATATTCTTTGTCAAGTAATTAATATATAGGTGGCTCATCTCTTTTTATCTGTTGTTGTCCAGATGATGACACTATCGATCTTACATTTCTTTGCTAGCCCTAACAAATCCAAAATAGAATATTTCCGAATTAAGAGCAGGCCTCTACCAAAAGAGGAAATCAAGGGCAGGATCGATTGTCTTCTTGTTGTAGCCGTGCTTATCGCTGGTGTAACATTTGCTGGTATACTCCAACTTCCTCGAAGTGCAGACCTGCCTGAAAGCGGACCTTCTaaaatcaccaccaccaccaccaatagTACCCAAAACCAGGGCATATCAGCACAAAATGAAGGCATTCTAAGgaatgtttatatttattttgacatGGTAGCCTTGAATGCCGCGGTCATGGCATCGATAATCCTTTGTTGGGCTCAACTATATGATGTCAAAGTAGCAGCACATGCAGTTTGGTTGGCATCAATATTAACAGGTGGTGCTATCTACTTGATGTGCTTAGCATTCGTCTTTGCCGTTGCTATTAATGTAGGGAACAGTTTTGCCTTCATCGTTGTCACCCTTGTCGTCGGAGGAGCGCTTTTTCTTGTCCAAACCGTGCTTTCTGCTCCATTGATTATTCCGCCGAATGCCAACCAAATCATTGAAAGAATTGCTTCCCCGTACCTCTATTTCGTGTTCTTCATCTGTTATTGCGCTTTTGAGTGGCTGCTTTTTAAATTTAGCAAACGCAGTAAGAAAAAAGGGGAGCAACAATAAACAAAGTCTTCTTGATATGATGCTCTTCGGATCAATGGATTTTGTGTTTAATCATCgtaataatttcattttgttgATTGTAAcaattatttgatagttttatatttgtaataatTTGAGTGTATTAAATTCTATGGAAATGTACGGCTCTTGGATGagctttttctttgatgaataaaataaaagaaatgttttCTCCTaatataagtaatttttttatccaaattaatGTGATACTATGTTAGCATTCCATGCAAAATTTAACAAGCAATTCCTGTCCATGAGATGCACTTCCttgatttcaagtttaaaaaacaaaacaaaaatgttttctttataataaaaagatgaaaactaCACAATAAACAAATACTTCATAAACAAGGAAGGGTCGGAAACTTCCACCGTTGCTGAATAAATTTTTAGCCTATACCTAGATCTTCCAATTTGTTAAGTTCTCATTGCTTGAGCTAGTAGAAATTGAAGATTTTTGAGCTGAGTGAGGATCTTACAATAATAGATGAGAATATGATCTAACCACACTATGTCAATAGCCTACATATGTTTTTATGGACCAATATAAAAGGTCTAATCGCACCATACTAGGTTAGCATcttaaaactgaaataaaatgAGATCTATTATtggattgagtttaaaattttctaagtgATTCTATAGGTAATTTTCAATGAGAAGCCACTTTGTCGTTTATCATATTGTTGGATCTTctaaaattaagcataaaagTTGTTGATTGggccaattttattatttttcttgattttcttgatttattatttttattttggattatgttttaatttcattaatatttttagaatttaggtTGCTTCCTAATAGAGGTAGGTTTTCCTAATTTATTTAAAGGTCTTATAAACCCTTTAAAGAGGCAGCCACCATatacttaaattttaaataataaaattatgaatttagagTTCATATCTGTATCTATTTTTGctcattaaaattcttttgttttatgtgttATTGATATCCTATTAGCTTCCTTCTGCGCTGGTTGGTATCAAAGCCTAACGATCCTAAGTTTTATAGTACTTGTTGTGTGTTTCAATTTCACGGataattgttaatttgttatatGCTGCCAACAATCATGGTATGAAAAGGTCTTGGAATAGGATGTGGCTAAGGGGATAAGAAGGCTCCTATTTAGAAGAGAAATGTTCAGGAGCTTTTTATGAAGGGCATGTAGAGACAGATCATAAGATTTGACTCAAGGTTAGAAGATAAGGGTTAATAAGAATATACCTAGGAGAGTGACTATGGGTTTTTGGCTAGTACCAAAAACCAAAAGCATGATCAGATGAGACATCCTCATGAAATAAAACAGATCAATTGTGAGGATTTCAGGTTTTCGTATCAAAATCCTTAATTTGTCATAACTTTACAGGTAAAGGAGTTCATAGACTAGTTGAATGAAgttaagagaatttttttaatgtaagaagGTTCTTGAGTAGACACGAGTTAAGTTAATCACAATCAAACTAAAGGGTTGAATATCTACCTAGTGGGAACAGTTGAAGAAGAcgtgaaaaagacaaaaaaaaaatcaatgattaagACCAGATGAAAAAGAAGATGAGGGAGCACTTCCTCCTTTCAGATATTCCTAAACCCTATACTACAAGCTTTACATGCTAAAATAAAGAGGTAAGTCAATCATTATTGTATTGATAATTTCTACTAGTTAGTAGCTCTGAACGTTTTCGCATAAACTAAAGAACAATTAGCGGCAAGGTGTCTGAGTGGTCTACGGAAGTCCATATAGGATGTACTATATATCTAGTATTTATGGATAGTTTTTGTAGGCTTGTTAGAGGGTTTTGATAATAGAGAAGCAGCAAATTGTTATGGTTGTTAAAAGAATTTTCTGAGTAAGAATTTGCTAATAGATGCTTTAATATATATGAGTGATCCTAAGTATGATAGTGACTTAGGTAATGATGGTGAGATTTTGCAAGGAGATGGTGATACAACCCTTGTTATTAGAAAGAGTTTGTTAACACTCATTGGTGATTTAAAAAAGGATTGGTGGTGTCATAATATCTTTCATTCTATGAGAATTGTTAAGGAAAAGGTTTACAGCTTGATTATAGACAATGTTAGTTGCCAGAACATTGTATTTGCAGAAGCAATGAAAAAGCTTAAAATGataattgaaaatcattttaagCAGTATAAAATAGGTATAGCTAAATAGAGATTTTGAGGTAATTATTGACAAACAttgccttgttttatttttcattggacaaaaaaacattttaataatactagatatgatgttgtttttataGATGCATAACACTTTCTATTAGAGAGCCAAGGTAGTTCGATAGAAATATGATGTGTtgtaactcaatttttaacctcctattattatatatatattgaaaaattagagaaacaaatccaaaaatatgtttttttagtaattttagttaattttaatcatttcattattttcttcatttttatttaattttttgtattaaaaaattcttgaaaatcataaaaatacaaaaatacaaaaaaaatacaaaaatacaaaatatatctaGGTTTGAAATTGGATCAATAATCAAACATCATAGGCAAAAACGAGGATCAATAACTTTTGGGTTATAATTGAGAtttgaattgaagagaaaaatgaagaaaatggcttatttgatttaatttggctaaagttaaaagaaatttaatgttcaaggatgattttgaaataaatagtcaaattaaaaattattaaaagacttaattaaagaagaaaattagaATTGAGAGTTAGATTAATCAAAATTGCATAATTTTAGAAccatgaataaatttataacacGGTGTTAAATTTGAAGATCTAAAATTTGAAACTGACTCAAATAAagacacaatttaaaaaaaaaagatatagagagattaagggatttcaagaaagtaatgactaaattgaaattggaaagaataattaatttaatttagggtttaaattgaaagaaatttcaaaattaaacatcttaaaaaattgaaagccaAGGACTGTAATTAAAaggaataaatattttaaggaCCAATTTAACCATTTACATAACTTCATTTATGTCCTATTTGTTTTAATCAAGACAATTCAGTCCAATTGGttccaattaaattaaactgaCTTAATTCAATTCAgtccaattatttttaattaattcacttTAGtccaattaaaccccaaaatccaacaattaattttagattCTTTATTGGAATTCCAAGCAATTAAACCTGAGATTGCAATCTCCCAAATCAAATTCTTGAGCAATTAAATTGAGGATTCCAGCAATTAAAATCCCACGATCCCACCTCCTCGATCCCAAAATACCTGCCCATATCCAAATCTTCAATCCCTTGGATTAAGTCCTGAAATCATTCTCACCAATCCAACATTTTCTCTCCATAAAGGGAACAAATACACAGCCACACTGACTAAAAGGGGGGCTCTCGGATTCAAACCAAAGAACCCTGAAAATCAAACCCATCCTCCTCACCAGCAGTTACCCCCCGGCAGGGCTCATGATCATCATAGCCTCCACTGTCTCTCCATTGCCAAACCAGCACCACTCACCATAACCTCCCTCTCCGCCACCAAAACATCCAACCCATCCTCTGATTCCAGAGAACTAGACCAATTTCCATAGCGAAAACCATTGTCCATTCATCAACTCCAATACTGGAAGACCCAACACTCATAGCCTATCCTTCTTCCACAAAGCACTGGAACCAACAGAAACTCTCCATCACTATCATCTTCACCAACGGCCTCTGCCTTCTTCCTCATAACCTCCATCTTCGAACTAGCCAACAACCACCTGATCCTCCACATAACCTCTCTCCCATTCACCCGAAACAACGCCCTCGACTAACACACAGCAACCAAGAAAACCAGTAGCCATGGCCAAAACCATAATCAACCTGAGCCTCTCCAATAAAAACCTTCACTGACTTTCCTCTCGATAAAAACCCAATAGATAAAAGCCAAGAACCATAAGCCCATTCTTTCACCCTCCATTAACCAAAAAGAGAGGCATCCATCCAAATCAACTGTTTCTCCTCCACAATAACCATTGAACCACGACCTATCTCCACCATCACAGACCAAACTCGTCTTTGCCCAAAAACCACTAGTCTTAAACCCCATACAAAATCCTAGCCACCAAAACATTGCCTAAATCAGCCACCATTCACCTCTCCCTCGCCACACCTTCTCCAGTAGCGCCATGAGAAGTTGAACATCTCTTTCACTTCCATGACAAACTACCCACACCACCAAGGCCAAAACGCAGTACCTCTATCTTAAACTACACTAACACTTTAACCCAAGACCACTGACCCTCAACCACCAAGACTTCCACATCTACCACCCCTTTCAGCTGATGAAGAACAACCCAATTTCCCTTCCGTTCTTCCACCCGAACCAACCCAGCAGTTCCACAACATAGCTGAACCAGCCACCACATGAAACCAACATCACCTTAACACCTAAGTCAGACCCGTATCCCTTCTCATCTTTGCAAGCCACCAACAGATCCTTAATCTTTCTCCCATTACCCActgaaaaccccaaaaaaatcaatgtaatttttttctttgttttacagGGGGAGAAAAAACCAATAACAGAGGGAGAGAAGAAATAAATGGCCACTGGTGTTACGAAATGAGGTTTGATGGGCTTTATATACAGCGCGTGAACAACACACTTCTTCAAGCTAATTTCTACAGATAAGTCACGCGTGTTCACACTCGCTCCACGGGTCCCAGCTGATTTTCCAGCAATTCTGTTGTTTTTCCATCCCAAAAAGTCAATTTCAAATctccaataaatatttttgttatttgtatgTTTAAGTCTCATGTATGTtgattcttttagttttttcaattgtaaaaatctaaatattttttgttgttatattctcatataataaataaaacatataaaaataattattgtaataataatagttataatataaaaaactaacaaaaataattggGTCAAAGTCCAATCCTATTAATACCTATCAAGCTAATAGTTGGGTCAAAAGCTCAACTTGCATAATCCGAATGTGTTCAAGGCTTGTTTATAACAACTTCAATGCAAGCAATTTTTTTAGGATAAGCGTCATTTTTGACAAATCTTGTTTTAAAGGGATCGATattcagattttaaaattaaatatagattCTACCCACTTTTAGTAATTTTGATGATAATTGCTTTTTAGGACTTAACATCAACATCTTTGacaagtcttttatttttagagactgATGTTATTTTCAGACTGATGCCATTTTCTGACATGTTTGAAAACCgatgttatatttttcacaaaaataatcaaaaaaaaaaaagttaaaaacatatAGTGATGATAATCTTTCACGAGAAAAGATGTTATAAGGGTGACATCGTTCTTTCCTTAAGCATAACTAACTCATTACCTGATTCTTTAGAACCAATGAATATTTTAGGATCTCTAGTTTTCTCTAATTACTAGGTGACAACTCCTAATTTTCCACGATATACATTTTAGCTCCTCGCTTGTGACATCCACCAAGGTATGACATGCATGATGGCAGAAAAAATATGCACACCTTAAACATTAAGAGGAAACGTATAATGTTGGCACCTATAAAGAGAAGGTGGGGACGAGaacta
Coding sequences within:
- the LOC18110220 gene encoding ankyrin repeat-containing protein At5g02620; translation: MELSINISGQASNQRDENFRKWKAESFPAQIPPDDDPKKLMDKELYKYAEEDKFDELFGELRRVSSAELSSIIYTQVSPSGNSLLHVSASNGSKDVTELLLQHFPLLMTRKNFHKDTALHLAAGAGQLRTITVLINKAKGHGEASDFSSFLEMKNDRGNSALHDAVINRHHEVARFLVSESSKLLYTQNNERKSPLYLAVENSIDKQSDDKMFTILLDAIPDDVDLLNKLEGKSPVHAAVQGSKRKILEQIAKEKPGLLRRKDEKGGNPLHCAASMGYVSETQFLFDKYRDGAIQLNEEGNMPIHVASKKGHVCVVDAYISNWTEATEFLNSKRQNILHVAAESGRHLVVKYILRNNKLKELINEQDLDGNTPLHLASKNGRSIATFTLVRNSMVMKRIANGENLTPYDVAEKQSKIVGAEYSGEPIPNGKDDQVDQKSENYGPKPLTKDKSDHGVGNQVDQDEKSGGKGKLDYYGVMMTLSILHFFASPNKSKIEYFRIKSRPLPKEEIKGRIDCLLVVAVLIAGVTFAGILQLPRSADLPESGPSKITTTTTNSTQNQGISAQNEGILRNVYIYFDMVALNAAVMASIILCWAQLYDVKVAAHAVWLASILTGGAIYLMCLAFVFAVAINVGNSFAFIVVTLVVGGALFLVQTVLSAPLIIPPNANQIIERIASPYLYFVFFICYCAFEWLLFKFSKRSKKKGEQQ